Proteins from one Nicotiana tabacum cultivar K326 chromosome 23, ASM71507v2, whole genome shotgun sequence genomic window:
- the LOC107790576 gene encoding zeatin O-glucosyltransferase-like, with the protein MAEKLTSKTHGQNGAQDAKGGSTSGEGLSVEYPSSENNTELKFLTSSPQDVAQVAVVMVPLPAQGHLNQLLHLSRLVSSYNIHVHYVGTIAHIQQAKIRAHGFDPLTTTNIHFHEFQTPSFETPLPNPNASNKFPNQLMPSFYATFHLRESVCALVRELLSKNLKKVVVIYDNLMNWVVQDLPEMPNTECYSFNSTSAFFSYSFLWELKGKPVLPGTEHYEDIPSVLDCFTTEFWEYLKIQEQFDGKIHCGELYNSSRVIESLYLDLMAKEYDGLKQWAIGPFNPLEPKEKSKDSNKRYESLDWLDKQERNSVIFVSFGTTTSLCDEEVKELAIGLEKSEQKFIWVLRDADKGDVFTSEVRKVQLPEGYEEKIQGRGIIVRDWAPQLEILAHNSTGGFMSHCGWNSCMESISFGVPIATWPMHSDQPRNSQLVTKYLKIGLTVRPWTRRDELVTSEMVENAVKTLMASPQGDEMRKRAADLSNAIKKSVTDGGVNCAEMDSFITHITR; encoded by the coding sequence ATGGCTGAAAAGCTTACCTCAAAAACCCATGGCCAAAATGGTGCACAAGACGCCAAGGGCGGGTCTACATCAGGCGAAGGGTTGTCAGTTGAATACCCTTCGTCGGAAAATAATACTGAGCTGAAATTCCTGACTTCGTCACCGCAAGACGTGGCCCAAGTGGCTGTGGTCATGGTACCACTTCCAGCCCAAGGCCATCTAAATCAACTCCTCCATCTCTCTCGACTCGTTTCCTCGTACAATATCCATGTCCATTATGTTGGAACCATTGCTCACATTCAACAGGCGAAAATTCGGGCTCATGGTTTTGATCCTCTCACCACAACAAACATTCATTTCCATGAATTTCAAACACCTTCTTTTGAAACTCCCCTTCCAAATCCTAATGCTTCTAACAAATTCCCAAACCAGCTAATGCCTTCTTTCTACGCCACGTTCCATCTCCGCGAGTCAGTTTGTGCTCTAGTACGCGAACTTTTGAGCAAGAATCTTAAGAAAGTggttgttatttatgataatttgatgAATTGGGTGGTTCAAGATTTGCCTGAAATGCCAAATACAGAGTGCTATTCTTTCAATAGTACTTCAGCTTTCTTTTCATATTCATTTTTATGGGAACTCAAAGGAAAACCTGTTCTACCTGGAACTGAACATTATGAGGATATACCATCAGTTTTAGACTGTTTTACTACAGAGTTTTGGGAATATTTGAAGATACAAGAACAATTTGATGGGAAGATTCATTGTGGTGAACTTTACAATTCGTCGCGAGTAATAGAAAGTTTGTACCTTGATTTAATGGCCAAAGAATATGATGGATTGAAGCAATGGGCTATAGGTCCGTTCAATCCTTTAGAGCCAAAAGAGAAGAGCAAAGACTCAAACAAACGTTACGAATCCCTCGATTGGCTTGACAAACAAGAACGAAACTCAGTTATTTTTGTGTCATTTGGAACGACTACTTCGTTGTGTGATGAAGAAGTCAAAGAACTCGCGATTGGTCTAGAGAAAAGCGAGCAAAAGTTCATTTGGGTACTCAGAGATGCTGATAAAGGAGATGTTTTTACAAGTGAAGTTAGAAAAGTACAATTGCCTGAAGGATATGAAGAGAAAATACAAGGAAGAGGGATTATAGTTAGAGATTGGGCACCCCAATTGGAAATATTAGCACATAATTCAACAGGTGGTTTTATGAGTCATTGCGGATGGAATTCGTGTATGGAGAGTATTTCCTTTGGAGTTCCTATAGCAACCTGGCCAATGCATTCAGATCAGCCAAGGAATTCTCAACTTGTAACAAAGTATTTGAAAATTGGACTAACTGTTAGGCCATGGACGCGTCGAGATGAACTTGTTACATcagaaatggttgaaaatgctgTGAAAACTTTGATGGCTTCACCACAGGGAGATGAGATGAGGAAAAGAGCAGCTGATTTGAGTAATGCTATCAAGAAATCAGTAACAGATGGGGGCGTAAACTGCGCTGAGATGGATTCTTTCATCACCCATATTACTCGTTGA